One Gavia stellata isolate bGavSte3 chromosome 20, bGavSte3.hap2, whole genome shotgun sequence genomic region harbors:
- the ACSS2 gene encoding acetyl-coenzyme A synthetase, cytoplasmic isoform X1, translating to MKGATTNICYNLLDRNVNEKKLGDKIAFYWEGNEPGDSAKITYSELLHKVCQFANVLRSQGVKKGDRISIYMPMILELVVAMLACARIGALHSIVFAGFSADSLCERILDCGCSLLITADAFCRGDKLVNLKQIADEALQKCKDKGSPLKKCIVVKHLGREEIAVDGACSKSPPLKRLCQDVQEKKTESSQRLHPKTPWNPAMDMWWHELMSSASTECKPEWCDSEDELFILYTSGSTGKPKGVLHTVGGYMLFAATSFKYVFDYQPEDVYWCTADIGWITGHSYLTYGPLANGATSVLFEGVPTYPDVGRMWSIVDKYKVTKFYTAPTAIRLLMKHGEEPVKKHSRKSLKVLGSVGEPINPEAWLWYYRVVGEEQCPIVDTFWQTETGGHMLTPLPAATPMKPGSATFPFFGVVPAILNESGEELEGEAEGYLVFKQPWPGIMRTLYGNHQQFETTYFKKFPGYYVTGDGCRRDKDGYYWITGRIDDMLNVSGHLLSTAEVESALLEHAAISEAAVVSHPHPLKGECLYCFVTLRDGHDFTKNLTDELKKQVREKIGPIATPDYIQYAPSLPKTRSGKITRRILRKIAKNDQDLGDISTLANPGIIKHLFNSRCDTKQ from the exons ATGAAAGGGGCCACCACCAACATTTGCTACAACCTCCTGGACAGAAATGTCAATGAGAAGAAACTTGGGGacaaaattgctttttactg GGAAGGGAACGAACCTGGGGATTCTGCGAAAATCACATACAGCGAGTTGCTGCATAAAGTCTGTCAGTTTGCCAATGTCCTCCGCAGCCAAG GCGTGAAAAAAGGAGACCGGATTTCCATCTACATGCCAATGATCCTGGAGCTGGTTGTAGCCATGCTCGCCTGCGCCAGGATTGGAGCTCTGCACTCCATTGTG TTTGCAGGTTTCTCGGCAGACTCTCTTTGCGAGCGAATTCTTGACTGTGGTTGTTCTCTCCTTATCACGGCAG ATGCCTTTTGTCGAGGGGACAAGCTGGTCAACTTGAAGCAGATTGCAGATGAAGCCCTCCAGAAGTGTAAAGACAA GGGCTCCCCTTTGAAAAAGTGCATCGTGGTGAAGcacctggggagggaagagataGCAGTGGATGGGGCATGCAGCAAGTCTCCCCCCCTCAAAAGGCTGTGCCAGGATGTACAG gaaaaaaagactgagagCTCACAGAGACTCCATCCCAAG aCCCCTTGGAACCCAGCCATGGACATGTGGTGGCATGAGCTGATGAGCAGTGCCAGCACGGAGTGCAAGCCCGAGTGGTGCGACTCGGAGGACGAACTCTTCATCCTCTACACAAGTGGCTCAACTGGGAAACCCAAG GGTGTGCTGCATACGGTGGGTGGATACATGCTTTTTGCTGCCACCTCATTTAAATATGTGTTTGATTACCAACCTGAGGATGTCTACTGGTGCACAGCTGACATTGGATGGATAACGGGTCATTCCTACCTCACTTACGGACCCTTGGCAAACGGGGCAACTAGCGTGTTA TTTGAAGGTGTCCCCACCTACCCAGACGTCGGGCGAATGTGGAGCATCGTTGACAAGTACAAGGTGACCAAGTTCTacacagcacccacagccaTCCGGCTGTTGATGAAGCACGGCGAGGAGCCCGTCAAAAA gCACAGCAGGAAGTCTCTGAAGGTGCTGGGAAGCGTCGGCGAGCCCATCAACcctgaagcctggctgtggtaCTACCGTGTGGTGGGAGAAGAGCAGTGTCCCATAGTGGACACATTCTGGCAGACAGAGACA GGTGGCCACATGCTGAcacccctccctgctgccaccccaatgaagccaggctctgct ACGTTCCCCTTCTTCGGTGTGGTCCCTGCCATCTTGAACGAGTCCGGGGAAGAgctggaaggagaagcagaaggctACCTG GTATTTAAGCAGCCCTGGCCAGGAATAATGCGCACACTGTATGGAAACCACCAGCAATTTGAAACCACGTACTTCAAAAAGTTCCCTGGGTACTATGTGACAGGCGATG GTTGCAGGAGAGATAAAGATGGTTATTACTGGATCACAGGGCGAATTGATGACATGTTGAATGTTTCTG GCCACTTGCTGAGCACCGCGGAGGTGGAATCAGCCTTGCTGGAGCACGCTGCCATCTCAGAGGCTGCGGTGGTTAGCCACCCACACCCCCTGAAAGGCGAGTGCCTCTACTGCTTCGTGACCCTGAGAGATGGCCATGACTTTACCAAGAACCTGACGGATGAGCTGAAAAAACAAG tcagggAAAAAATTGGACCGATAGCGACGCCTGATTACATCCAGTATGCCCCTAGCCTGCCCAAAACCCGCTCAG GAAAGATTACCAGACGGATATTACGGAAGATCGCCAAAAATGACCAAGATCTGGGAGACATCTCCACCTTGGCAAACCCTGGCATCATAAAACATCTTTTCAACAGCAGATGTGATACTAAGCAGTAG
- the ACSS2 gene encoding acetyl-coenzyme A synthetase, cytoplasmic isoform X2 yields the protein MKGATTNICYNLLDRNVNEKKLGDKIAFYWEGNEPGDSAKITYSELLHKVCQFANVLRSQGVKKGDRISIYMPMILELVVAMLACARIGALHSIVFAGFSADSLCERILDCGCSLLITADAFCRGDKLVNLKQIADEALQKCKDKGSPLKKCIVVKHLGREEIAVDGACSKSPPLKRLCQDVQTPWNPAMDMWWHELMSSASTECKPEWCDSEDELFILYTSGSTGKPKGVLHTVGGYMLFAATSFKYVFDYQPEDVYWCTADIGWITGHSYLTYGPLANGATSVLFEGVPTYPDVGRMWSIVDKYKVTKFYTAPTAIRLLMKHGEEPVKKHSRKSLKVLGSVGEPINPEAWLWYYRVVGEEQCPIVDTFWQTETGGHMLTPLPAATPMKPGSATFPFFGVVPAILNESGEELEGEAEGYLVFKQPWPGIMRTLYGNHQQFETTYFKKFPGYYVTGDGCRRDKDGYYWITGRIDDMLNVSGHLLSTAEVESALLEHAAISEAAVVSHPHPLKGECLYCFVTLRDGHDFTKNLTDELKKQVREKIGPIATPDYIQYAPSLPKTRSGKITRRILRKIAKNDQDLGDISTLANPGIIKHLFNSRCDTKQ from the exons ATGAAAGGGGCCACCACCAACATTTGCTACAACCTCCTGGACAGAAATGTCAATGAGAAGAAACTTGGGGacaaaattgctttttactg GGAAGGGAACGAACCTGGGGATTCTGCGAAAATCACATACAGCGAGTTGCTGCATAAAGTCTGTCAGTTTGCCAATGTCCTCCGCAGCCAAG GCGTGAAAAAAGGAGACCGGATTTCCATCTACATGCCAATGATCCTGGAGCTGGTTGTAGCCATGCTCGCCTGCGCCAGGATTGGAGCTCTGCACTCCATTGTG TTTGCAGGTTTCTCGGCAGACTCTCTTTGCGAGCGAATTCTTGACTGTGGTTGTTCTCTCCTTATCACGGCAG ATGCCTTTTGTCGAGGGGACAAGCTGGTCAACTTGAAGCAGATTGCAGATGAAGCCCTCCAGAAGTGTAAAGACAA GGGCTCCCCTTTGAAAAAGTGCATCGTGGTGAAGcacctggggagggaagagataGCAGTGGATGGGGCATGCAGCAAGTCTCCCCCCCTCAAAAGGCTGTGCCAGGATGTACAG aCCCCTTGGAACCCAGCCATGGACATGTGGTGGCATGAGCTGATGAGCAGTGCCAGCACGGAGTGCAAGCCCGAGTGGTGCGACTCGGAGGACGAACTCTTCATCCTCTACACAAGTGGCTCAACTGGGAAACCCAAG GGTGTGCTGCATACGGTGGGTGGATACATGCTTTTTGCTGCCACCTCATTTAAATATGTGTTTGATTACCAACCTGAGGATGTCTACTGGTGCACAGCTGACATTGGATGGATAACGGGTCATTCCTACCTCACTTACGGACCCTTGGCAAACGGGGCAACTAGCGTGTTA TTTGAAGGTGTCCCCACCTACCCAGACGTCGGGCGAATGTGGAGCATCGTTGACAAGTACAAGGTGACCAAGTTCTacacagcacccacagccaTCCGGCTGTTGATGAAGCACGGCGAGGAGCCCGTCAAAAA gCACAGCAGGAAGTCTCTGAAGGTGCTGGGAAGCGTCGGCGAGCCCATCAACcctgaagcctggctgtggtaCTACCGTGTGGTGGGAGAAGAGCAGTGTCCCATAGTGGACACATTCTGGCAGACAGAGACA GGTGGCCACATGCTGAcacccctccctgctgccaccccaatgaagccaggctctgct ACGTTCCCCTTCTTCGGTGTGGTCCCTGCCATCTTGAACGAGTCCGGGGAAGAgctggaaggagaagcagaaggctACCTG GTATTTAAGCAGCCCTGGCCAGGAATAATGCGCACACTGTATGGAAACCACCAGCAATTTGAAACCACGTACTTCAAAAAGTTCCCTGGGTACTATGTGACAGGCGATG GTTGCAGGAGAGATAAAGATGGTTATTACTGGATCACAGGGCGAATTGATGACATGTTGAATGTTTCTG GCCACTTGCTGAGCACCGCGGAGGTGGAATCAGCCTTGCTGGAGCACGCTGCCATCTCAGAGGCTGCGGTGGTTAGCCACCCACACCCCCTGAAAGGCGAGTGCCTCTACTGCTTCGTGACCCTGAGAGATGGCCATGACTTTACCAAGAACCTGACGGATGAGCTGAAAAAACAAG tcagggAAAAAATTGGACCGATAGCGACGCCTGATTACATCCAGTATGCCCCTAGCCTGCCCAAAACCCGCTCAG GAAAGATTACCAGACGGATATTACGGAAGATCGCCAAAAATGACCAAGATCTGGGAGACATCTCCACCTTGGCAAACCCTGGCATCATAAAACATCTTTTCAACAGCAGATGTGATACTAAGCAGTAG